The following proteins come from a genomic window of Sphingobium cloacae:
- the ribD gene encoding bifunctional diaminohydroxyphosphoribosylaminopyrimidine deaminase/5-amino-6-(5-phosphoribosylamino)uracil reductase RibD, whose protein sequence is MAAAIALSERGRGLSTPNPNVGCLIVRDGRVAGRGWTQKGGRPHAEAQALEQAMEQARGATAYVTLEPCFHLSPRGPRCADLIARSGIARVVIALRDPDPRTDGQGAAWLREHGIAVEMGVMEAQARAAMAGFLRRQTLGRPAVTLKLGLSLDGRIALADGSSRWITGPDARAHAHLERARHDAILVGGGTLRADAPRLDVRLAGLEDRSPRRILLSRGDAPEGWERIGRPEDIAALERVDHLLVEGGAGAAAAFLRAGLVDRLLLYRAPILIGEGMAALGEIGLADLADAHGRWVLTDERRLGVDRLEIYAAARGV, encoded by the coding sequence ATGGCGGCGGCGATCGCCCTGTCGGAACGGGGGCGCGGCCTTTCCACCCCCAATCCCAATGTCGGCTGCCTGATCGTCCGCGACGGGCGCGTCGCCGGGCGCGGCTGGACGCAGAAGGGCGGACGCCCCCATGCCGAGGCGCAGGCGCTGGAACAGGCGATGGAGCAGGCACGGGGCGCGACGGCCTATGTGACGCTGGAGCCCTGTTTCCATCTGTCGCCGCGCGGGCCGCGCTGCGCCGACCTGATCGCCCGCTCAGGGATCGCCCGCGTGGTCATCGCCTTGCGCGATCCCGATCCGCGCACGGACGGACAGGGCGCGGCATGGCTGCGCGAGCATGGCATTGCCGTCGAGATGGGCGTGATGGAGGCGCAGGCCCGCGCCGCCATGGCCGGTTTCCTGCGGCGGCAGACGCTGGGGCGGCCCGCCGTGACGCTGAAGCTGGGCCTGTCGCTGGACGGGCGGATCGCGCTGGCCGACGGGTCGAGCCGCTGGATCACCGGCCCCGACGCCCGCGCCCACGCCCATCTGGAGCGGGCGCGGCATGACGCCATTTTGGTGGGCGGCGGCACGCTGCGCGCCGACGCGCCGCGACTCGACGTGCGGCTGGCGGGACTGGAAGACCGCTCGCCGCGCCGCATCCTGCTGAGCCGGGGCGATGCGCCCGAAGGCTGGGAACGGATCGGGCGGCCGGAGGACATCGCGGCGCTGGAGCGGGTCGATCACCTGCTGGTGGAGGGCGGCGCGGGGGCGGCGGCGGCTTTCCTGCGCGCCGGGCTGGTCGACCGGCTGCTGCTCTATCGCGCGCCCATCCTGATCGGCGAGGGGATGGCGGCGCTGGGCGAAATCGGGCTTGCCGATCTGGCGGACGCGCATGGGCGATGGGTGCTGACGGACGAAAGGCGGCTGGGCGTCGACCGGCTGGAGATCTACGCGGCGGCGCGGGGGGTTTAG
- a CDS encoding sigma-70 family RNA polymerase sigma factor — translation MYMNKVTAGSDALTYGRRGSAHSPERLARQYMPLVRKIAWHVHGRVSSAIEIEDLLQIGMVALVEAANGFEDRGLGFASYAQMRVRGAMIDHLRRQATLCRSAMARRKELAGVRRKLEQRLGRTPGEAEMAEEMGLDAATYRQIADGAEMVQHMSMDEVYSDQSMWFADVEDRADDVMERESLKAALADHIGALPQREALVLQLYFVEELNLEEIGQVLDIGAARVCQIKKAALDKLREKLRDWD, via the coding sequence CGGACGCCCTCACTTATGGGCGGCGGGGGAGCGCGCATTCGCCCGAACGACTGGCGCGGCAATATATGCCGCTGGTCCGCAAGATCGCCTGGCATGTCCATGGCCGCGTATCGAGCGCCATCGAGATCGAGGACCTGCTTCAGATTGGGATGGTGGCGCTGGTCGAGGCGGCCAATGGCTTCGAGGACCGGGGGCTGGGTTTCGCGTCCTATGCGCAGATGCGCGTGCGCGGCGCGATGATCGACCATCTGCGGCGGCAGGCCACGCTCTGCCGCTCCGCCATGGCGCGGCGGAAGGAACTGGCCGGCGTGCGCCGCAAGCTGGAGCAGCGTCTGGGCCGGACTCCGGGCGAGGCGGAGATGGCGGAGGAAATGGGGCTGGACGCCGCCACCTATCGCCAGATCGCCGACGGGGCGGAGATGGTGCAGCATATGAGCATGGACGAGGTTTATTCCGACCAGTCCATGTGGTTCGCCGACGTGGAAGATCGGGCCGACGACGTGATGGAGCGGGAGTCGCTGAAAGCGGCGCTGGCGGACCATATCGGCGCGCTGCCGCAGCGCGAGGCGCTGGTGTTGCAGCTTTACTTCGTCGAGGAGCTGAATCTGGAGGAGATCGGGCAGGTGCTGGACATCGGCGCGGCCCGGGTATGCCAGATCAAGAAGGCGGCGCTGGACAAGCTGCGCGAGAAATTGCGGGACTGGGATTGA
- a CDS encoding energy transducer TonB → MSAMTVRTVGRTAGGAGLRGLWSKVSAGGGGALPDYRGDAGYRGGRRSPAGIGGAIMVHAVVVGAILLMPKELIEPFVPTTLIGTNIPLTPPPPEATPPQKEEIKPTRPAIDRSTAPETIIPPRGANDMVTGTEGPMQVDGGAQDGGSVIRPIDPPPLPLFVDAAVDPRALAAFQPDYPGTMIRQGLEGSVKVRVTIDAKGRVTDIERLSASDDAFWLATQRHALRKWRFVPATRDGVAVPSSKVLTVHFRLRDN, encoded by the coding sequence ATGAGTGCGATGACGGTGCGGACAGTCGGGCGAACGGCAGGCGGCGCGGGCCTGCGGGGGCTTTGGAGCAAGGTATCGGCGGGCGGCGGCGGTGCGCTGCCGGACTATCGGGGCGATGCGGGCTATCGCGGCGGACGGCGATCTCCGGCGGGTATTGGCGGGGCCATCATGGTTCATGCCGTGGTGGTGGGCGCGATCCTGTTGATGCCGAAGGAGTTGATCGAACCCTTCGTGCCGACGACGCTGATCGGGACCAACATCCCCCTCACCCCGCCGCCGCCCGAAGCGACGCCGCCGCAGAAGGAGGAGATCAAGCCGACCCGGCCCGCCATCGACCGTTCGACCGCGCCGGAGACGATCATTCCCCCGCGCGGCGCGAACGACATGGTGACGGGAACGGAGGGCCCCATGCAGGTCGACGGCGGCGCCCAGGACGGCGGGAGCGTCATTCGCCCGATCGATCCGCCGCCCCTGCCCCTGTTCGTGGATGCCGCCGTCGATCCCAGGGCCCTTGCCGCCTTCCAGCCCGATTATCCCGGCACGATGATCCGGCAAGGCCTGGAGGGATCGGTCAAGGTCAGGGTGACCATCGACGCGAAGGGCCGCGTGACCGACATCGAGCGGCTGTCCGCTTCGGATGACGCCTTCTGGCTGGCGACGCAGCGCCATGCCCTGCGCAAATGGCGGTTCGTGCCCGCGACTCGCGACGGGGTGGCCGTGCCGAGCAGCAAGGTCTTGACCGTGCATTTCCGGCTGCGCGACAATTGA
- a CDS encoding efflux RND transporter permease subunit, which produces MSFRNISAWAIRNPTSPLVLFAALLLAGLASFGRMDVNQQPDVSFPMASVTVLQPGAAPPELETQVTQRVEAAVRAISGVDEITSFVSEGQSLTNVQFEIGTPVDRAVNDVKNAVDQIRSDLPEGILEPQVKRVDIDGGPIAYFGAEATDMTLEELSWYVDNTVAKRLLAVPGMAAVARGGGVSREIRVILDPAKLQSHGVTAAQVNQQLQQVNLNAAGGRTEIAGSEQAIRVLGNAKNAHALGQTQISIPGDRTVKLADLAEVRDMYAEQRSLALMNGRQVTSFRLEKAKGASDVTVYDEAMKVLDTLRQENPKVHFKQLYTSVDYTKSQYHSAMQAMIEGAVLAVVIVFLFLRDWRATMISALAIPLSAIPAFWFMDMMGFTLNMTSLLALSLVAGVLVDDAIVEIENIVRHMRMGKTAYQASIDAADEIGLAVLATTMAIVAVFLPVGLMPGLTGQFFKQFGLTVVVAVLLSLAVARLITPMVAAYFLKAHGEEKHGEGWLMDRYMGVLHWSLDQRRAIAHRAKGGIARYTAWLRDHRIWTVGLGLLAFLSTIVAFGTLPMSFQPTIDTDFSQVQIETVPGSTLQQTTAITRRVADMLAADKDVVEAAFASINPTEAQIFLTLRKDRPISSVEWERKVAPQFQQVADARVNFQSQSGGGFGRDIVIMLGSDDPELLEHTANKLVSEMAGVREIRGARVHGDMQRPEIVIKPRFDLAASMGVTTAALSNTIRVATIGEIDQNTAKFSLSDRQIPIRVAVQEGSRRDMATIANMPVPTISGGSVPLKVVADIEFGSGPTEIRRYNQIRRVVVGADLAPGIVTSQAMAKINALPTMKAILGGKIQGLQKINAGDSKFEAEMLQNFVVAVVSGVLLVLAVLVLLYKRVMPPFVNLGSLLLAPLGGALALHLTGNPLSMPVFIGLLMLLGIVAKNSILVIDFALEEMDKGVPKFEAIVDAGHKRAQPIVMTTVAMVAGMMPTALSLGGDGAWRAPMGITVIGGLLLSTLLTLVIVPATFSLALGVEEWIGPRLSRRLLTYKPGDDKAHAGQTQPAE; this is translated from the coding sequence ATGAGTTTTCGCAACATTTCCGCCTGGGCCATCCGCAACCCGACATCGCCCCTCGTGCTGTTCGCGGCGCTGTTGCTGGCGGGCCTGGCCAGTTTCGGCCGCATGGACGTGAACCAGCAGCCCGACGTCAGCTTTCCCATGGCCAGCGTCACCGTGCTGCAACCGGGAGCCGCGCCGCCCGAACTGGAAACGCAGGTGACGCAGCGCGTGGAAGCCGCCGTCCGCGCGATCAGCGGCGTGGACGAGATCACCTCCTTCGTGTCGGAGGGCCAGTCGCTCACCAATGTGCAGTTCGAAATCGGCACGCCGGTCGACCGCGCGGTGAACGATGTGAAGAACGCCGTGGACCAGATCCGCAGCGACCTGCCGGAAGGGATATTGGAACCGCAGGTCAAGCGCGTCGACATCGATGGCGGCCCCATCGCCTATTTCGGCGCGGAGGCCACCGACATGACGCTGGAGGAACTGTCCTGGTATGTCGACAATACCGTCGCCAAACGGTTGCTGGCCGTGCCGGGCATGGCCGCGGTGGCGCGCGGGGGCGGCGTCAGCCGGGAAATCCGGGTCATACTCGATCCCGCCAAGCTGCAATCCCATGGCGTGACCGCCGCGCAGGTGAACCAGCAGTTGCAGCAGGTGAACCTGAACGCGGCCGGCGGACGCACCGAGATCGCGGGTTCGGAACAAGCCATTCGCGTGCTGGGCAATGCGAAGAACGCCCATGCGCTGGGGCAGACGCAGATTTCCATCCCCGGCGACCGCACGGTGAAGCTCGCCGACCTGGCCGAAGTGCGCGACATGTATGCCGAACAGCGCTCGCTCGCGCTGATGAACGGGCGGCAGGTGACGAGCTTCCGGTTGGAAAAGGCCAAGGGGGCGTCCGACGTCACCGTCTATGACGAGGCGATGAAGGTTCTGGACACGCTTCGGCAGGAAAATCCGAAGGTCCATTTCAAGCAGCTCTACACCAGCGTCGATTATACCAAGAGCCAGTATCATTCCGCCATGCAGGCGATGATCGAGGGCGCCGTGCTGGCGGTCGTCATCGTCTTCCTGTTCCTGCGCGACTGGCGCGCGACGATGATCTCCGCGCTGGCCATCCCCCTGTCCGCGATCCCGGCCTTCTGGTTCATGGACATGATGGGCTTCACGCTCAACATGACATCCCTGCTGGCGCTCAGCCTGGTGGCAGGCGTGCTGGTCGACGACGCCATCGTGGAGATCGAGAATATCGTGCGCCACATGCGCATGGGCAAGACGGCCTATCAGGCGTCGATCGACGCGGCGGACGAGATCGGCCTCGCCGTGCTGGCGACGACGATGGCGATCGTCGCGGTGTTCCTGCCGGTCGGCCTGATGCCGGGCCTGACGGGCCAGTTCTTCAAGCAGTTCGGCCTGACGGTCGTGGTCGCGGTGCTGCTGTCCCTTGCCGTCGCGCGCCTCATCACGCCGATGGTCGCCGCCTATTTCCTGAAGGCCCATGGCGAGGAGAAGCATGGCGAAGGCTGGCTGATGGACCGATATATGGGCGTGCTGCACTGGTCGCTGGACCAGCGGCGCGCCATCGCCCATCGCGCGAAGGGCGGCATCGCGCGCTATACCGCATGGCTGCGCGATCACCGCATCTGGACGGTCGGCCTGGGCCTGCTGGCCTTCCTGTCCACGATCGTCGCTTTCGGCACGCTTCCCATGTCGTTCCAGCCGACGATCGACACGGATTTCAGCCAGGTCCAGATCGAAACCGTGCCCGGCAGCACCTTGCAGCAGACCACCGCCATCACCCGCCGCGTGGCGGACATGCTGGCCGCCGACAAGGACGTCGTCGAAGCGGCCTTTGCCAGTATCAATCCGACCGAGGCGCAGATTTTCCTCACCTTGCGGAAGGATCGGCCGATTTCCTCGGTCGAATGGGAACGCAAGGTCGCGCCGCAATTCCAGCAGGTCGCGGACGCCCGCGTCAACTTCCAGTCGCAATCGGGCGGCGGATTCGGACGCGACATCGTCATCATGCTGGGCAGCGACGATCCGGAACTGCTGGAGCATACCGCCAACAAGCTCGTCTCCGAAATGGCGGGCGTGCGGGAAATCCGCGGCGCGCGGGTGCATGGCGACATGCAGCGGCCCGAAATCGTCATCAAGCCGCGCTTCGACCTGGCCGCCAGCATGGGCGTGACGACCGCCGCGCTCAGCAACACCATCCGCGTCGCCACCATCGGCGAGATCGACCAGAACACGGCGAAATTCTCCCTGTCCGACCGGCAGATCCCGATCCGCGTCGCCGTGCAGGAAGGCAGCCGCCGGGACATGGCGACCATCGCCAACATGCCGGTGCCGACCATCAGCGGCGGATCAGTCCCGCTGAAGGTGGTGGCCGACATAGAGTTCGGTTCCGGACCGACGGAAATCCGCCGCTACAACCAGATCCGCCGCGTCGTCGTGGGCGCGGACCTGGCGCCGGGCATCGTCACCAGCCAGGCGATGGCGAAGATCAACGCCCTCCCCACCATGAAAGCCATATTGGGCGGCAAGATCCAGGGCCTGCAAAAGATCAATGCGGGCGACAGCAAGTTCGAAGCGGAAATGCTCCAGAACTTCGTCGTGGCGGTGGTGTCGGGCGTGCTTCTGGTGCTGGCGGTGCTGGTGCTGCTCTACAAGCGGGTGATGCCGCCCTTCGTCAATCTGGGATCGCTGCTGCTCGCTCCGCTGGGCGGTGCCCTGGCCTTGCACCTGACGGGCAATCCATTGTCCATGCCGGTGTTCATCGGCCTGCTGATGCTGCTCGGCATCGTCGCCAAGAACTCCATCCTCGTCATCGACTTCGCGTTGGAGGAGATGGACAAGGGCGTGCCCAAGTTCGAGGCGATCGTCGATGCCGGGCACAAGCGCGCCCAGCCCATCGTCATGACCACCGTCGCCATGGTGGCGGGCATGATGCCGACCGCCCTGTCACTGGGCGGCGACGGTGCGTGGCGCGCGCCCATGGGCATCACGGTGATCGGCGGACTGCTGCTCTCGACGCTGCTGACGCTGGTGATCGTGCCCGCGACCTTCAGCCTGGCGCTGGGCGTGGAAGAGTGGATCGGCCCGCGGCTCAGCCGACGGCTGCTGACCTACAAGCCCGGCGACGACAAGGCGCATGCGGGCCAGACCCAGCCGGCGGAATGA
- a CDS encoding DUF445 domain-containing protein, translating into MKLLRVTRTLSDIPAHPARNMRLMATGMLLLMAALFLAARATVHLHPAIGFVQAFAEAAMVGGLADWFAVTALFRHPLGLPIPHTAIIPRNKDRIGDTLALFLRDNFLTPAVVARRMRGLDVAGAAGRFLSSPSAGDGRLREGASRLAAEILETLDQERLGGMVKGAIGQRLRAMNVAPLIGQALEAAMRDGRHAPVMDGIIRWADRTLEGNEHLIRQMVHERAGKIMRWTGLDENLANAILNGLRKLLAEMADDPGHGLRLKAEEGMAKLAADLQFDGAMQAKVAAVRDEILDNPAMQRWIDGMWEQARAGMLRAVRDPGKAMAGRLGEALRQLGETLQAEEGLRRPINRFVRRAAVGATASYGDSIVKLVSETVRGWDAGTVTSRLENAVGRDLQYIRINGTLVGGLVGLAIHAVDSLF; encoded by the coding sequence ATGAAGCTGCTCCGCGTGACCCGGACCCTGAGCGATATTCCTGCCCATCCGGCGCGCAACATGCGGCTGATGGCGACGGGCATGCTACTGCTGATGGCGGCGCTGTTCCTCGCCGCGCGCGCCACGGTCCATCTGCATCCCGCCATCGGCTTCGTACAGGCTTTCGCCGAAGCGGCCATGGTCGGCGGCCTGGCCGACTGGTTCGCGGTGACGGCGCTGTTCCGCCATCCGCTGGGCCTGCCGATCCCGCACACGGCGATCATCCCGCGCAACAAGGACCGGATCGGGGATACGCTGGCGCTGTTCCTGCGGGACAATTTCCTGACGCCTGCCGTGGTCGCGCGGCGGATGCGGGGGCTGGACGTCGCGGGCGCGGCGGGGCGTTTCCTGTCAAGCCCTTCCGCCGGAGACGGACGGCTGCGCGAAGGCGCGTCGCGGCTGGCGGCGGAGATATTGGAGACGCTGGATCAGGAGCGGCTGGGCGGCATGGTCAAGGGCGCGATCGGCCAGCGGCTGCGCGCGATGAACGTCGCGCCGCTGATCGGGCAGGCGCTGGAAGCGGCGATGCGCGACGGGCGGCACGCGCCGGTCATGGACGGGATCATCCGCTGGGCCGACCGGACGCTGGAGGGGAACGAACATCTGATCCGCCAGATGGTGCATGAGCGGGCGGGCAAGATCATGCGCTGGACGGGGCTGGACGAGAACCTCGCCAATGCGATCCTCAACGGCCTGCGCAAGCTGCTGGCCGAGATGGCGGACGATCCCGGCCACGGGCTGCGCCTGAAGGCGGAGGAAGGCATGGCGAAGCTGGCGGCGGACCTGCAATTCGATGGGGCGATGCAGGCGAAGGTCGCGGCGGTCCGGGACGAGATACTCGACAACCCGGCCATGCAGCGGTGGATCGACGGCATGTGGGAGCAAGCGCGGGCTGGGATGCTGCGGGCGGTGCGCGATCCGGGCAAGGCCATGGCGGGGCGGCTGGGCGAGGCGCTGAGGCAGCTGGGCGAAACGCTCCAGGCCGAAGAAGGGCTGCGGCGGCCGATCAATCGTTTCGTGCGGCGGGCGGCGGTGGGCGCGACGGCCAGCTATGGCGATTCCATCGTCAAGCTGGTGAGCGAGACGGTGCGGGGATGGGATGCGGGGACGGTGACCAGCCGTCTGGAAAATGCCGTGGGGCGCGACCTGCAATATATCCGCATCAACGGCACTTTGGTGGGCGGGCTGGTGGGGCTGGCGATCCATGCGGTGGACAGCCTGTTCTGA